Proteins encoded within one genomic window of Actinoplanes octamycinicus:
- a CDS encoding penicillin-binding transpeptidase domain-containing protein has protein sequence MSPRDDETPRRGTPPRRAASRAVPPEETDQPERPERRGFSSIGEARAYTPRGRTVAERGRTPRTGRTADPFRPALQVVEGGEGAPRARQRGSRTGEPPAAERDRAPREPREPREPREKSTSRSREARESTSRGREPRESGGRGRESREPAGKSRERETRAGAGRGREARERAAERDTPRVRRVPEPAGASTRRTGKPEPGPRRTVTDRTGRGPGREAARRPRPVPAEPPKLANSTRRLRLGTVLALSLFVMIGVRLVVLQVGTSPAEVESLVKLREKRLSTVELPAPRGSILDRNGAVLANSVEARYIYADPESAGLQKNLGATAVRLSKLLGIPASKLAANMQRKQVLGTWLRFRYLARGVDISIADEIEAMKLPGIYTHLDERRDAPGKDLAANLIGFTGEDQRGLVGLEARYDDVLHGTDGKRVYETGKGSLNVPIAGGYQQTTPARPGSSVKLTIDRWVQYNAQRFLNAEAERNNAKVAGAVVMDARTGEILAQASYPSYNADQPEKSEENQRIDVPTAVVTDPGSSHKAFVIGAALQEGLITPESTQVVAPAIVRGGIPFEDHEKLTKGDKLTIAGILAYSSNVGTILIGEKLGKQKLYEYQQKFGLGKATGEGMPGESPGMLLPPDEWSGSAYGSVPIGHSVSATLVQMAAGYGAIANDGVYIQPHLIKSTVAGDGTETPMAAPETHRVLDAKVASQLRTLLEAVTEDNEGTGTKAQVGGFRVAGKTGTGKMVVDGQYTSHNASSFVGMAPAENPRYVVAVSMDVAKGTGGEVSAPAFSKIMGYTLLHYFVPPSTTKPPTFKLRP, from the coding sequence GTGTCGCCGCGAGACGACGAGACACCGCGCCGGGGCACTCCGCCCCGGCGCGCTGCGTCGCGTGCCGTTCCGCCGGAGGAGACCGACCAGCCGGAGCGGCCGGAGCGGCGCGGTTTCTCCAGCATCGGCGAGGCGCGGGCGTACACGCCGCGCGGGCGGACGGTGGCCGAGCGCGGCCGCACCCCGCGGACCGGGCGCACCGCCGACCCGTTCCGCCCGGCCCTGCAGGTGGTCGAGGGCGGCGAGGGCGCGCCCCGGGCCCGGCAGCGGGGCTCGCGCACCGGCGAGCCGCCGGCCGCCGAGCGGGACCGCGCGCCACGCGAGCCACGCGAGCCACGCGAGCCGCGGGAGAAGAGCACCAGCCGGAGCCGGGAGGCACGGGAGAGCACGTCCCGCGGCCGCGAGCCCCGGGAGAGCGGCGGCCGGGGCCGGGAGTCGCGGGAGCCGGCCGGCAAGAGCCGGGAGCGCGAGACCCGGGCCGGCGCCGGTCGCGGGCGTGAGGCACGGGAGCGGGCCGCCGAGCGCGACACCCCCCGGGTCCGCCGGGTGCCCGAGCCGGCCGGGGCGAGCACCCGCCGTACCGGGAAGCCGGAACCCGGACCACGGCGGACGGTGACCGATCGGACCGGTCGTGGTCCCGGCCGGGAAGCGGCCCGGCGGCCGCGGCCGGTGCCGGCCGAACCGCCCAAACTGGCCAACAGCACCCGCCGCCTGCGGCTCGGCACGGTGCTCGCGCTCTCGCTGTTCGTCATGATCGGCGTGCGGCTGGTGGTGCTCCAGGTGGGCACCTCGCCGGCCGAGGTGGAGAGCCTGGTCAAGCTGCGCGAGAAACGGCTCAGCACGGTCGAGCTGCCGGCCCCGCGGGGCAGCATCCTGGACCGGAACGGCGCGGTGCTGGCGAACAGCGTCGAGGCGCGGTACATCTACGCCGACCCGGAGAGCGCCGGCCTGCAGAAGAACCTGGGCGCCACCGCGGTGCGGCTGTCCAAGCTGCTCGGCATCCCGGCCTCCAAGCTGGCCGCGAACATGCAGCGCAAGCAGGTGCTCGGCACCTGGCTGCGGTTCCGCTACCTGGCCCGCGGCGTGGACATCTCGATCGCCGACGAGATCGAGGCGATGAAGCTGCCGGGCATCTACACGCACCTCGACGAGCGGCGGGACGCGCCGGGCAAGGACCTGGCCGCGAACCTGATCGGCTTCACCGGCGAGGACCAGCGCGGCCTGGTCGGCCTGGAGGCCCGCTACGACGACGTGCTGCACGGCACCGACGGCAAGCGGGTCTACGAGACCGGCAAGGGCAGCCTCAACGTGCCGATCGCCGGCGGCTACCAGCAGACCACCCCGGCCCGGCCGGGCAGCTCGGTGAAGCTCACCATCGACCGCTGGGTGCAGTACAACGCGCAGCGGTTCCTGAACGCCGAGGCCGAGCGGAACAACGCCAAGGTGGCCGGCGCGGTGGTGATGGACGCCCGGACCGGCGAGATCCTCGCCCAGGCCAGCTACCCGTCCTACAACGCGGACCAGCCGGAGAAGTCCGAGGAGAACCAGCGGATCGACGTGCCGACCGCGGTGGTCACCGACCCGGGTTCCAGCCACAAGGCGTTCGTGATCGGTGCGGCCCTGCAGGAGGGCCTGATCACCCCGGAGTCGACGCAGGTGGTGGCGCCGGCGATCGTGCGCGGCGGGATCCCGTTCGAGGACCACGAGAAGCTCACCAAGGGCGACAAGCTGACCATCGCCGGGATCCTCGCCTACTCGTCCAACGTCGGGACCATCCTGATCGGCGAGAAGCTCGGCAAGCAGAAACTCTACGAGTACCAGCAGAAGTTCGGGCTGGGCAAGGCGACCGGGGAGGGCATGCCCGGCGAGTCGCCCGGCATGCTGCTGCCGCCGGACGAGTGGAGCGGCTCGGCGTACGGGTCGGTGCCGATCGGGCACAGCGTCTCGGCGACCCTGGTGCAGATGGCCGCCGGGTACGGCGCGATCGCCAACGACGGCGTCTACATCCAGCCGCACCTGATCAAGTCGACGGTGGCCGGCGACGGCACCGAGACCCCGATGGCCGCCCCGGAGACGCACCGGGTGCTGGACGCGAAGGTGGCGAGCCAGCTGCGCACCCTGCTGGAGGCGGTGACCGAGGACAACGAGGGCACCGGCACCAAGGCGCAGGTGGGCGGCTTCCGGGTGGCCGGCAAGACCGGCACCGGCAAGATGGTCGTGGACGGGCAGTACACCAGCCACAACGCCAGCTCGTTCGTCGGCATGGCGCCGGCCGAGAACCCGCGGTACGTGGTCGCCGTCTCGATGGACGTGGCCAAGGGCACCGGCGGCGAGGTGTCCGCGCCGGCCTTCTCCAAGATAATGGGCTACACCCTGCTCCATTACTTTGTGCCACCGTCCACCACCAAACCGCCGACCTTCAAGCTGCGGCCATGA
- the rsmH gene encoding 16S rRNA (cytosine(1402)-N(4))-methyltransferase RsmH, with amino-acid sequence MGVDMGEPRGAHVPVLLERCLELLGPALARPGAVHVDFTLGLGGHAEAVLERFPDVTLIGLDRDTEALAHSRHRLARFAERTHLVHAVYHELPRVLAELDLPAIQSGLFDLGVSSLQLDEADRGFAYAQDAPLDMRMDQSRGITAEEVVNTYEPGELVRILRQYGEEKFAPRIVSSIVRERAKQRIVSTQRLAELVKDAIPAAARRTGGNPAKRSFQALRIEVNGELEVLESAIPAALDALSPAGRLVVMSYQSLEDKIVKRAVTARARSTGPIDLPVELPGTGPTLRLLTRGSELPSEAEVAENPRAASVKLRAVERLDENESRANQGPRAGRERPRMATTHGGQGRKRPRADEEGEGEA; translated from the coding sequence ATGGGGGTCGACATGGGGGAGCCGCGCGGTGCGCACGTTCCGGTGCTGCTGGAACGCTGCCTCGAGCTGCTCGGTCCGGCCCTGGCCCGGCCCGGCGCGGTGCACGTCGACTTCACGCTGGGCCTCGGCGGGCATGCCGAGGCGGTGCTGGAGCGGTTCCCGGACGTCACCCTGATCGGACTCGACCGGGACACCGAGGCGCTCGCCCACTCGCGGCACCGGCTGGCCCGATTCGCCGAGCGGACCCACCTGGTGCACGCGGTCTACCACGAGCTGCCCCGGGTGCTCGCCGAGCTGGACCTGCCGGCGATCCAGAGCGGACTGTTCGACCTGGGTGTCTCCTCGCTGCAGCTGGACGAGGCGGACCGCGGCTTCGCGTACGCGCAGGACGCCCCGCTGGACATGCGGATGGACCAGTCCCGGGGGATCACCGCGGAAGAGGTCGTCAACACGTACGAGCCGGGTGAGCTGGTCCGCATCCTCCGGCAGTACGGCGAGGAGAAGTTCGCGCCGCGGATCGTCTCGTCGATCGTGCGGGAGCGGGCGAAACAGCGGATCGTCTCGACCCAGCGGCTGGCCGAGCTGGTCAAGGACGCCATTCCCGCCGCCGCGCGGCGAACGGGTGGAAATCCCGCGAAAAGGTCGTTCCAGGCACTACGCATTGAGGTGAACGGCGAGCTCGAGGTGCTGGAATCCGCGATTCCGGCGGCTTTGGACGCCTTGTCGCCCGCCGGGCGACTTGTGGTGATGAGTTATCAATCGTTGGAGGACAAGATCGTCAAGCGCGCCGTCACCGCGAGGGCGCGCAGCACCGGGCCGATCGACCTGCCGGTCGAGCTGCCCGGCACCGGCCCCACGCTGCGGCTGCTGACCCGAGGGTCGGAGCTGCCCAGCGAGGCGGAGGTGGCGGAGAACCCGCGGGCGGCCTCGGTGAAGCTGCGCGCGGTGGAACGGCTGGACGAGAACGAGAGCAGGGCGAACCAGGGACCACGGGCCGGTCGCGAACGGCCTCGCATGGCAACAACGCACGGGGGGCAAGGGCGGAAACGCCCTAGGGCGGACGAAGAGGGGGAGGGGGAAGCATGA
- the murG gene encoding undecaprenyldiphospho-muramoylpentapeptide beta-N-acetylglucosaminyltransferase yields MVPLRSVVLAGGGTGGHIYPLLAFADALRRHFPHIRITTLGSPKGMENQLIPAAGYDLRVIPAFQLPRSLNLDLLRTPDRMYKSTHAAGEILDEVQAEVVVGFGGYVSVPAYLAAWRRELPIVVHEVNVPPGVANRMGMKFTKRVAVGFPHQLEQAESLRNARLVGVPLRTGITQMDRPALRPQALYHFGLRPDLPVLFVSGGSSGARTINLAVAAAAKRLAHAGIQVLHVQGGRNDPFDVPNDLPVPYVVVPYLSDMQLGYAAADLMLCRGGAITVAETTALGMPAIYVPYPFSNQEQRRNALPVVEAGGGMLVDNSELTPDWIERNIIPLARDRQRLAAMGHAAAGYGRRDGDEQLLRFVLEAVGR; encoded by the coding sequence ATGGTTCCGCTGCGGTCGGTCGTGCTCGCCGGAGGAGGCACCGGCGGACACATCTATCCGCTGCTGGCCTTCGCCGACGCCCTGCGCCGGCACTTCCCGCACATCCGGATCACCACGCTGGGCAGCCCCAAGGGGATGGAGAACCAGCTCATCCCGGCGGCCGGCTACGACCTGCGGGTGATCCCGGCCTTCCAGCTGCCCCGCTCGCTCAACCTGGACCTGCTGCGCACCCCGGACCGGATGTACAAGTCCACCCACGCGGCCGGCGAGATCCTCGACGAGGTGCAGGCCGAGGTGGTGGTCGGGTTCGGCGGCTACGTGTCGGTCCCGGCCTACCTGGCCGCCTGGCGCCGCGAGCTGCCGATCGTGGTGCACGAGGTGAACGTGCCCCCCGGCGTGGCGAACCGGATGGGCATGAAGTTCACCAAGCGGGTCGCCGTCGGCTTCCCGCACCAGCTGGAGCAGGCCGAGTCGCTGCGCAACGCGCGCCTGGTCGGCGTCCCGCTGCGTACCGGGATCACCCAGATGGACCGCCCGGCGCTGCGCCCGCAGGCGCTCTACCACTTCGGGCTGCGCCCGGACCTGCCGGTGCTGTTCGTCTCCGGCGGCTCGTCCGGCGCGCGGACGATCAACCTGGCGGTGGCCGCGGCGGCCAAGCGGCTGGCCCACGCCGGCATCCAGGTGCTGCACGTGCAGGGCGGGCGCAACGACCCGTTCGACGTGCCGAACGACCTGCCGGTGCCCTATGTCGTGGTGCCCTACCTGTCCGACATGCAGCTCGGATACGCTGCCGCCGACCTGATGCTGTGCCGGGGCGGGGCGATCACCGTCGCCGAGACCACCGCGCTCGGCATGCCGGCCATCTACGTGCCCTACCCGTTCAGCAACCAGGAGCAGCGCCGCAACGCGCTCCCGGTGGTCGAGGCGGGCGGCGGCATGCTGGTGGACAACAGCGAGCTGACCCCGGACTGGATCGAGCGGAACATCATCCCGCTGGCCCGGGACCGGCAGCGGCTGGCCGCCATGGGGCACGCCGCGGCCGGCTACGGCCGCCGTGACGGTGACGAGCAGCTGCTGCGCTTCGTTCTGGAAGCGGTGGGTCGGTGA
- a CDS encoding FtsW/RodA/SpoVE family cell cycle protein — protein MADDRTDKARPSLSRQLLPAVHGLLARPLSSYYLLIASAGMLLLIGLTMVFSATSVKAYAANGNAFSAISSQAVYALLGLVAFWICQRLPAITLRALGKYVLGAAVVLLSFQNLVVMVKHIEAQESERVAGISVSLLSLAVGGVSVQPSELAKLAMVLWGADLIARKGAALGHWRELAMPLFPVVGLLFVLVGYNDVGTMLVLLALIVGLLWAAGVRLRVFGALGVLGLTGIGLLIAAASRGAGSGTSEAPNYRVERLTAFLTPLDKCDPGGTCYQLIQGRSAIFEGGWFGVGLGKGALKWGWVPEAENDFIYSILAEEMGVVGCTVVLALFSVLAYTGFRIARRSTDPFRRLAAAAITTWLVVQAVINMGGVVGLLPITGLPLPFISAGGSALIVAMAAIGMLASFARAEPDAARALNARPTPRWVRLVWAPLPPLPSPRRPVSTKPAKSVKSVGAGEGRRR, from the coding sequence ATGGCGGACGACCGTACCGACAAGGCCCGCCCGTCACTGAGCCGGCAGCTGCTGCCCGCGGTGCACGGGCTGCTGGCCCGCCCCCTCTCGTCCTACTACCTGCTGATCGCCAGCGCCGGCATGCTGCTGCTGATCGGGTTGACCATGGTCTTCTCGGCGACGAGCGTGAAGGCGTACGCGGCGAACGGCAACGCCTTCTCGGCGATCTCCAGCCAGGCGGTGTACGCGCTGCTCGGCCTGGTCGCCTTCTGGATCTGCCAGCGGCTGCCCGCGATCACCCTGCGCGCCCTGGGCAAGTACGTGCTCGGCGCGGCGGTGGTGCTGCTCTCCTTCCAGAACCTGGTCGTCATGGTCAAGCACATCGAGGCCCAGGAGAGCGAGCGGGTCGCCGGGATCTCGGTCAGCCTGCTCTCGCTCGCCGTCGGCGGGGTCAGCGTGCAGCCGTCCGAGCTGGCCAAACTGGCCATGGTGTTGTGGGGCGCCGACCTGATCGCCCGCAAGGGCGCGGCCCTGGGTCACTGGCGCGAGCTGGCGATGCCGCTCTTCCCGGTGGTCGGCCTGCTCTTCGTCCTGGTCGGCTACAACGACGTGGGCACCATGCTGGTGCTGCTGGCGCTGATCGTCGGGCTGCTCTGGGCGGCCGGCGTGCGGCTGCGGGTGTTCGGCGCCCTCGGTGTGCTCGGCCTGACCGGTATCGGCCTGCTGATCGCCGCGGCCTCCCGGGGCGCCGGCTCCGGCACCTCCGAGGCGCCGAACTACCGGGTGGAGCGCCTCACCGCCTTCCTCACCCCACTCGACAAGTGCGATCCGGGCGGCACGTGCTACCAGCTGATCCAGGGGCGTTCGGCGATCTTCGAGGGTGGCTGGTTCGGCGTCGGGCTGGGCAAGGGCGCGCTGAAGTGGGGCTGGGTCCCCGAGGCGGAGAACGACTTCATCTACTCGATCCTCGCCGAGGAGATGGGCGTGGTCGGCTGCACCGTGGTGCTGGCGCTCTTCTCGGTGCTGGCCTACACCGGTTTCCGGATCGCCCGCCGCTCCACCGACCCGTTCCGCCGCCTCGCGGCCGCCGCGATCACCACCTGGCTGGTCGTCCAGGCCGTCATCAACATGGGCGGGGTGGTCGGGCTGCTGCCCATCACCGGCCTTCCGCTACCGTTCATCTCCGCGGGTGGCAGCGCTCTGATCGTGGCCATGGCGGCGATCGGCATGCTGGCCTCGTTCGCCCGGGCGGAGCCGGATGCGGCGCGTGCCCTGAACGCCCGTCCGACGCCTCGATGGGTGCGACTAGTCTGGGCCCCGCTGCCGCCGCTCCCCTCGCCGCGGCGGCCGGTCTCCACGAAACCGGCGAAGTCGGTGAAGTCCGTTGGCGCGGGGGAGGGAAGGAGACGGTGA
- a CDS encoding UDP-N-acetylmuramoyl-L-alanyl-D-glutamate--2,6-diaminopimelate ligase — MSGIPRPETVAPIPLTRLAELLPAALHGGDIAVTGVTHSSGAVRPGDLYAALPGANRHGAEFVADAARSGAAAVLTDPAGREAALAAGLPVLVAEQPRAVLGAAAAAIYGEPSRRLTMIGITGTAGKTSTSYLVEAGLRAAGQVTGLVGTVETRLGDFTVKSVRTTPEATDLQSILAVGVERGVTAVVMEVSSHALVMGRADGIRFAASGYTNFGQDHLDFHPTSEEYFAAKARLFDGRSAIGVLNHDDAAVMALHTPGTVTYSAAGNPAATWWASEVRPSAFGQLFTAHGPDGLTVATGVALPGLHNVANALLALALLASVGIDPAVAGRGIAACSGVPGRLEQVSSPGEVLGVVDYAHKPNAIVAALAALRELATGRGGRLICVLGAGGDRDKGKRPLMGEAAAQGADLVIITDDNPRTEDPASVRAAVRRGAEEAHSAAKVVEVAGRRAAIDEAVRMATAGDVIAVLGKGNEQGQEVNGQVLPFDDRIELAAALGGRS, encoded by the coding sequence GTGTCCGGCATTCCCCGACCCGAGACCGTCGCGCCGATCCCGTTGACGCGGCTCGCTGAGCTGCTTCCGGCCGCGCTGCACGGTGGTGACATCGCTGTCACCGGGGTCACTCACAGTAGTGGCGCGGTGCGCCCTGGAGATCTGTACGCGGCGCTGCCCGGCGCGAACCGGCACGGCGCCGAGTTCGTCGCGGACGCGGCCCGCTCCGGCGCGGCGGCGGTGCTGACCGACCCGGCCGGGCGCGAGGCCGCGCTCGCCGCCGGGTTGCCGGTGCTGGTCGCCGAGCAGCCGCGGGCGGTGCTCGGCGCGGCCGCGGCGGCGATCTACGGCGAGCCGTCCCGGCGGCTCACCATGATCGGGATAACCGGGACGGCCGGGAAGACCTCGACGTCCTACCTGGTGGAGGCCGGCCTGCGGGCGGCCGGGCAGGTCACCGGGCTGGTCGGCACGGTGGAGACCCGGCTCGGCGACTTCACGGTGAAGAGCGTGCGGACCACGCCGGAGGCCACCGACCTGCAGTCGATCCTCGCGGTCGGCGTGGAGCGCGGGGTGACCGCGGTGGTCATGGAGGTGTCCAGCCACGCCTTGGTGATGGGCCGCGCGGACGGCATCCGGTTCGCCGCCTCCGGCTACACCAACTTCGGCCAGGACCACCTCGACTTCCACCCGACCTCCGAGGAGTACTTCGCGGCCAAGGCGCGGCTCTTCGACGGGCGCAGCGCGATCGGCGTGCTCAACCACGACGACGCCGCGGTGATGGCGCTGCACACGCCGGGCACGGTGACCTATTCGGCGGCCGGGAACCCGGCGGCCACCTGGTGGGCGTCCGAGGTGCGGCCGTCCGCTTTCGGGCAGCTGTTCACCGCGCACGGGCCGGACGGCCTCACCGTCGCGACCGGCGTCGCGCTGCCCGGCCTGCACAACGTGGCCAACGCGCTGCTCGCGCTGGCGTTGCTGGCCTCGGTCGGGATCGACCCCGCGGTGGCCGGTCGCGGCATCGCGGCGTGTTCCGGCGTGCCCGGCCGGCTGGAGCAGGTCAGCTCGCCGGGTGAGGTGCTCGGCGTCGTCGACTACGCGCACAAGCCGAACGCGATCGTGGCCGCCCTGGCCGCGCTGCGCGAGCTGGCCACCGGGCGCGGCGGGCGGCTGATCTGCGTGCTCGGCGCCGGCGGCGACCGGGACAAGGGCAAGCGGCCGCTGATGGGTGAGGCCGCGGCGCAGGGCGCCGACCTGGTGATCATCACGGACGACAACCCCAGGACCGAGGACCCGGCTTCGGTACGCGCGGCGGTGCGCCGTGGCGCCGAGGAGGCACACTCGGCCGCCAAGGTGGTCGAGGTCGCCGGCCGGCGGGCCGCGATCGACGAGGCGGTCCGGATGGCCACCGCCGGCGACGTGATCGCCGTCCTGGGCAAGGGCAACGAGCAGGGCCAGGAGGTGAACGGTCAGGTGCTGCCGTTCGACGACCGGATCGAGCTGGCCGCCGCGCTGGGAGGACGGTCATGA
- the mraY gene encoding phospho-N-acetylmuramoyl-pentapeptide-transferase, whose product MRAVIVAAAVAFLISLFGTPIAIKVFSALKAGQPIRSIGPQTHLGKRGTPTMGGVAFILATVFAYVAGHVALTTLPDRQIAQERPTMTALVLLGLLVFCGAVGFLDDFLKVRKRNSDGLSAKGKLLGQLLAGIGFGIAALYFPSTNGETVASEKISFIRDVSWLDVGKVGAVMVFVFVIMAMSNGVNLTDGLDGLATGASILVLGAYSLIGFWQYRHWCGDDDYRLTSQLTQEHCYQVRDPLEIAMIAAAAAAALVGFLWWNTSPARIFMGDAGALGLGGLIGGLAVATRTTLLSVIIGGLFVIITMSLVIQVISFRTTGKRVFRMSPLHHHFELAGWSEVNIVVRFWIIAGICAAIGLGLFYSDHLAVMG is encoded by the coding sequence GTGAGGGCAGTCATCGTCGCGGCCGCGGTCGCCTTTCTCATCTCGCTCTTCGGCACCCCGATCGCCATCAAGGTCTTCTCGGCGCTGAAGGCCGGCCAGCCGATCCGGAGCATCGGCCCGCAGACCCACCTGGGCAAGCGGGGCACCCCGACCATGGGCGGCGTGGCGTTCATCCTCGCCACCGTCTTCGCGTACGTCGCCGGGCACGTCGCCCTGACCACCCTGCCGGACCGGCAGATCGCCCAGGAGCGGCCCACGATGACCGCGCTGGTGCTGCTCGGTCTGCTGGTGTTCTGCGGCGCGGTCGGCTTCCTGGACGACTTCCTGAAGGTCCGCAAGCGCAACTCGGACGGCCTCAGCGCCAAGGGCAAGCTGCTCGGCCAGCTGCTGGCCGGCATCGGCTTCGGCATCGCCGCGCTCTACTTCCCGAGCACCAACGGGGAGACCGTGGCCAGCGAGAAGATCTCGTTCATCCGGGATGTCAGCTGGCTGGACGTCGGCAAGGTCGGCGCGGTCATGGTCTTCGTCTTCGTGATCATGGCGATGTCCAACGGGGTGAACCTGACCGACGGCCTGGACGGCCTGGCCACCGGCGCGTCGATCCTGGTCCTCGGGGCGTACTCGCTGATCGGCTTCTGGCAGTACCGGCACTGGTGCGGCGACGACGACTACCGGCTCACCAGCCAGCTCACCCAGGAACACTGCTACCAGGTCCGGGACCCGCTGGAGATCGCGATGATCGCGGCGGCCGCGGCGGCCGCCCTGGTCGGCTTCCTGTGGTGGAACACCAGCCCGGCCCGGATCTTCATGGGCGACGCCGGCGCGCTCGGCCTGGGCGGCCTGATCGGCGGCCTGGCGGTGGCCACCCGGACCACGCTGCTCTCGGTGATCATCGGCGGCCTGTTCGTGATCATCACGATGTCCCTGGTGATCCAGGTGATCTCGTTCCGGACCACCGGCAAGCGGGTCTTCCGGATGTCGCCGCTGCACCACCACTTCGAACTGGCCGGCTGGAGCGAGGTCAACATCGTGGTGCGGTTCTGGATCATCGCGGGCATCTGCGCGGCGATCGGCCTGGGCCTGTTCTACAGCGACCACCTGGCGGTCATGGGTTAA
- a CDS encoding UDP-N-acetylmuramoyl-tripeptide--D-alanyl-D-alanine ligase has translation MISLSLAEIAGITGGRLVGTDGAEVVTGAVEYDSRKVGPGGLFVAFAGEKVDGHEFGRQVVEAGAAGVLGTRDAGVPGVVVEDQLDALAKLAHEVLARLPELTVVGLTGSSGKTTTKDFIGQLLSRLGPTVALPGSLNNELGFPYTVLQADEKTRFLVLEMGARGIGHIRYLTGIARPSIGVVLNVGAAHLGEFGSMEGTALAKGELVEALPESGVAVLNADDPLVSAMASRTVARVIQVGERESAGLRAVDVTVDSLGRASFVLESGGESGNVRLGVAGRHQVANTLAAAAVALTAGMAFPDLVTALGEVGIVSGRRMDVVERPDGVTVIDDSYNANPSSTAAALHALAAMGAGKRTTAVLGYMAELGEHEVSGHAEAGRLAAGLGVDRLIAVAENARPILDGAAEVGAWRGTAHFAADQAAAIEILQADLRADDVVLVKGSRYRTWDVADWLRRPEEVQPT, from the coding sequence ATGATCAGTCTTTCGCTCGCCGAGATCGCCGGGATCACCGGCGGCCGGCTGGTCGGCACCGACGGCGCGGAGGTGGTCACCGGCGCGGTGGAGTACGACTCCCGCAAGGTCGGCCCGGGCGGGCTGTTCGTGGCGTTCGCCGGCGAGAAGGTGGACGGCCACGAGTTCGGCCGGCAGGTGGTCGAGGCCGGCGCGGCCGGTGTGCTCGGCACCCGGGACGCCGGCGTGCCCGGCGTGGTGGTCGAGGACCAGCTGGACGCGCTCGCCAAGCTGGCCCACGAGGTGCTCGCCCGGCTGCCCGAGCTGACCGTGGTCGGGCTGACCGGGTCGTCCGGCAAGACCACCACCAAGGACTTCATCGGGCAGCTGCTGTCCCGGCTCGGGCCGACCGTGGCGCTGCCCGGCTCGCTCAACAACGAGCTCGGCTTCCCGTACACGGTGCTGCAGGCCGACGAGAAGACCCGGTTCCTGGTGCTCGAGATGGGCGCCCGGGGGATCGGGCACATCCGCTACCTGACCGGCATCGCCCGGCCGTCGATCGGGGTGGTGCTGAACGTCGGCGCCGCGCACCTCGGCGAGTTCGGGTCGATGGAGGGCACCGCGCTGGCCAAGGGGGAGCTGGTCGAGGCGCTGCCCGAGTCCGGCGTCGCGGTGCTGAACGCGGACGACCCGCTGGTGTCGGCGATGGCGTCGCGGACGGTCGCGCGGGTGATCCAGGTCGGCGAGCGGGAGTCGGCCGGGCTGCGGGCCGTGGACGTCACCGTGGACTCGCTGGGGCGGGCGTCCTTCGTACTCGAAAGCGGTGGTGAATCGGGGAATGTCCGACTGGGTGTCGCCGGGCGGCATCAGGTGGCGAACACCCTCGCCGCCGCCGCGGTCGCGCTGACCGCGGGGATGGCCTTCCCCGACCTGGTCACCGCGCTCGGCGAGGTCGGCATCGTGTCCGGCCGGCGGATGGACGTGGTCGAGCGGCCGGACGGGGTGACGGTCATCGACGACTCCTACAACGCCAACCCGTCGTCCACCGCCGCGGCGCTGCACGCGCTCGCGGCGATGGGCGCCGGCAAGCGCACCACCGCCGTGCTCGGCTACATGGCCGAGCTGGGCGAGCACGAGGTGTCCGGGCACGCCGAGGCCGGCCGGCTGGCCGCCGGGCTGGGCGTCGACCGGCTGATCGCGGTGGCGGAGAACGCCCGGCCGATCCTGGACGGCGCGGCGGAGGTGGGCGCGTGGCGGGGCACCGCCCACTTCGCCGCCGACCAGGCCGCCGCGATCGAGATTCTGCAAGCCGACCTGCGCGCCGACGACGTCGTGCTGGTCAAGGGTTCCCGGTACCGCACATGGGACGTCGCCGACTGGCTGCGGCGTCCCGAGGAGGTTCAGCCCACGTGA